AGCCATGTCCACAAAAGAAAATGACATATTAACTTAGATGTTGACAAGTGCATCAGTGTCATGAACCATTTCTCCGAAACATGAGTGATTTTATATCTAACGAAGTGATCATAGCAATGGAGATCAAAAAGGAGAGGCGAGTAGGAATATAAGTGTGAACATGACTTTAATAGCCCGTGCGAAGCATATCATAAGAGCTTCTTCGAGCTTATTTCATTAGAATAAGGACTTGTGTTTGTTGAAAAGTGATAATCAATATATTTCAAGCAACTAAATTGCATCATTATTCACTTCCATTGCATTGGCTTTTATAATTAATTAGTCTCTATGACTATTTAGGTAACCTAATGACTTTCCAGGAACATATATGCATCAGCTATGCTTCACGATATTATTATCAAACCATAGAATACTAACCTGACCAAGAAGCTTGCTGTAGAATGAGTTACCCGAATGGCATCCTCTGTGTGTGGGATATTTGCTGAGCCCCATTCAAAGGCATTTTTCTGGGACATCATATATAAAGGACGTTACATGGTTAGAAAATTGAAATGTGATTTGTCAACTGAAGCTTAAAACACAGAAGCAAACAATGATGGATAAATTTAAGGATCACCTCTGGATGCCATTGAAAGGCAGTGACAGGATAGTTGCGAGATTGCATTGTGGAAACATATACCTAAAACAGTTACTGATCACATCACATTCGTTCTTTAACAAAAAAGTAGCTTTTTCTAAAGAAAAGACATTCTGAGGGGTTTGGAAATCAGCATAAGAACTCATATAGACTAAATTTGATACCTTATCATCTTCATCCTTACATGTTGTCAAGACATCAAAAAAACTGGACAACTTCTTGTTGTTCAAAAGCTTTTCTGGGGATATACCAAACTGTCATGTCCAAAATGAATTGAAATTATTTAACTGAAATCATATGATGAACTTCATCAAATTATATACATATTCTGTTAAATTAACTAATCCTGGAAACATATCATCTTGATGACTGAAAAAATGGCATGCAATGGACAATTCTATCTTCTAGCCTCTGCCTAACATCCAGCTATTGTTTGATTGCTCATTATAACTTTTCTATGCAGCTATATTTGATAGGAAATTGCAGGCCAGGCCACCTTTGATAAGGGCATATATCCCATTCGCCCTCTCCCCctcacccttttttttttctgaacaCACTTGGCTAATTTTAGAACTTAACATCATTGCTACTTCCTgagagagaaaataataaaagatagATGAAGTAGACAAATGACTTATTGAATGCCAAAAAGTCAAGCATCTAAATATATTGAATTATAATTAAAATGCCTTGAAGGATTCTATTCATTTTCATTCACCATCCTATGGATGAAACTTTTGACTATAAAATAAGTTGTACATCAAACTCAAAAGAACAAGAATAGTTTAGAACTGGATTCAACCTGAAACTATAAATGGATCAATCAAAATGTGAAATTCAGTACACGGATCATGCAGTGCAATagattaataataaatataataatatctCACGTGATGATTTTGCATAACAATACAATCTGTACTCAACTTCTTCAACAAGTCTGGAGGAAAACtgcaagaaagagaagagaatatGAACTCACAGAGTAACAGATCTCACTTGGTGACTTGAAAAGGTGATACAAAGGCAAGGGCCTATAAATTTAGCTTAAGGGAAATTAAAATTTCAGATTCTCAGGTATACTAATATTTTGTTAAATGATTTCCATGTCCTTTAAAATGAACAGAATGGAGCACAACATTACCTTTTGATGTTTAGGGAAAAACATATAAATGGTAAGAACAGATAAAACCAAATTGCTAGGGGtactttatttttgcggatacgcggatatgcggataccaacacaaaatccgcaatccgatccgatccgatccgaaagccttgcggatcggatccatatccgcaattttcggatcggattcggataaacaccgcggatatgcggatcggatccgatccatggacacccctacAAATTGCAGCTTCAGTGTCATAAATATTAATACATGTTAAAACTTCTGCAAGTAGTGTTTATTGATGATTTAAAATAATGTAGATGATATTCAAGAGAATCTCAAATCGCCCAAGACTCACAAGTAACTCATAACTACTCTTACTGATTCTTACTAATGGTATCCTAACAATACAGTTGATATTGTATACCTTTGAAATAAACTTCCCTCGATATCTGCATTCTCCACAAAATGAAGAGCACTTGCCTGATCTGAAGCACTAAATTCTTCAAGAATATTATTGTCCTATTATCAATAAAAAAAAACAGCTAAACTTGTAAAAAGCCAAAAACAGAAACGATTGAAATGTTATGTCAGAACTTTCAAAAATGTTCTGAACATGTCATGAACAAGGTTCACCAGGTTGAAGCAGGGGCCTAATTTTCCGAATATCATGGTGTGTTGCGAATTTGAAATCTAGTCCAAGAAAAACTACAAACATTAAACAGCAAATGTTCATAAGATATCATAAGAAATAAAGTTTATGAACTAAATTCTCCGAGAGCAACTTAAGCAGAAAGCAATCCTGTGCCTAAATCCGGTCTCGTATATGTACGAGTCCTTCTAGAATTTCCTAGTGACTTGCCTAGGCAGTCTACCTCTTTTGAAAGAGTGATTTTATAATGAGTCAGAAGCACAAACATAGCATTACTTACCCCGCTTACAATCATTGTTATGAGTTCAAAACCTAAGCAGATGGCATATAATGGGAAATGTTCTCCACCATCATTTCTCTCCAACACTTTCTGCACATCATTTAAATAATAATTCAGAACTAAGCTTCTTACAATAACAAAGACAAAATTGAAAGTGAAACTTCTAAATTCACATTACTACTATCACTAAGATGAGCAATTGACCTTAAAGATTCTCCTAACAGTTTCAAAGTATTGACCATCCTTGGCCCATCCACCTGTGAAGAGCACCCCGTTTACCAAATCCAGCTTCTGCAAAGTAAACAAAATTTCATCATCAATCAAAATCATTTACTCAAGGATTTCAACTTAATTGAATAAATATAATGAACAAGATTTACTCTTTTGGATATAGTAGTATTAATAAAGCTTTACAAAATCATGAATAATGATAGCATGGATTTGAAATCTTTAGATTCTTAAGATTTGTTTCTTTAACATGTAAGTAAAATTGCAAAATTAGAGAGCAATAATGCCTTGAGAAGTTTTTGGGGAGACTCGTTGTAGACAAGGGGAATAACTCTGGCTCCACCAGCTTCGACGAATTTGACGTAGGATGCGGGGATGTTGGAGACGGCGGAGGAGTTGGAGAGGCGGCCGGAAGCACCGTCACCGGGGTGGGTGACGATTCCGATGACAGGTTGGTAGTAGAGGTTGGGGTTAGGAGCtggacaagaagaagaagaagtgtggTGGTGTCGGTGAGTTGGTTGAAGAATGATGATGTTGTTGTTGGAAGAGTGAGAGTAGAGAATGGAGTTGaaaaagacgaagaagaagaagagagcgaGGAAGAGAATCCGGCGAGACCAGGTGGGAATTGCCATGGTGAGACACAAGGGGATTCATCAATGCACTTAAACAGGACCCTCTTTATTCCTTCCAACTTCCAACAACTACGCTTATTGCTCTCTTGTTAATTCCACTCGTttctataaattattattttttaaataatattatgagaaaaggacaaataggtctctgTCTTTTTGTCCTGCGGACATTTTTAtccctaaccattgaaaaatacttttaagttcctgaccttcacaaaatttggacagatcagtccttgacggagacatttggacggatcagtccttgacggagacatttggacggagggactgatctgtccaaattttgtgaaagtcaggaacttaaaagtatttttcaatagtcAAAAACAAAAATGTCCGCTGAACAAAAGGTCAAGGatctatttgtctttttctctaatattatttatttgatcGCAAAACTCActgttatttttcaaaaatattttgcctacttggttacTTGTCATGTTCCATAACTCATCTAGTCATGTTAATCATTAGAGTAAGATTTAGATTGATTGTCATTTGAGTTTTAGTTGCATACTTGctttaagttaattttaaaggtgaAATCTTCTCTCCTCTATAATCTTATAATtacaaattaaattattttgaaaTTAGTTACCACAAAATACATTGCTTTAAGAATATTGCAATTGCACACAACTTTAGCCTAAATTGATATTCAAAGAAATGGGTAATTTTGTTATGTATCCTCAAAAAAGTCATAAAAAATCATCTTACCAAATAGGACAGACAATGAGTAGGACAAAGATTAGAATTTATCCTAATTCTATTAGTTGattgaaaacttttttaaaatttaattttatttcttgcaTCCTAAGGAGTGtgtttaatttgtatttttattttttgtttttattttcagtgttttttaatttttgaattttatgaaagaaaaagtgaaaataataaaattttgttttcttttcttatctcttttttttttcacaaaatttaaaaaatagaaatagaaaataaaaatgcaaaccaAACGCACCCTAAAGTTTTTTATCTTATCCTACTCACACGAAAATCAAAATTTTCCAAGCAAATATAAAATGAGttgaattttgatgcactgacagtgTAAAACATTTCACACAGTCGTACAATCACATCTGTTACCATTCTCGCGGTCAATGTAagagataattatttttattaatatgacATTATATAATTGGATGCACGTGTAAAACTATTTTACACAGattaaattaaattcatataaaattcaatcattctatttcatacatattaataaaataaaaaaaataaaaactaagttcaaattaaaattaaaaacaataaaatctaaaaaaaatttaacctaaaattacaaataatataatcatcaagttcttaataaaattaaaataacacaaACAAAGATAAATGTCTTGtttttaactattaaataatatatatataaaggcataaaaaaatctctcctattttttacttttaactattataatttctaaaagtataaacaaattataatttttatattcacaaacattaaagtctttgtaattataaatatctaataaatataattataaactaagttttcatccaaaacataattataaatattgttcccaaaacaaaataaacataatccaaaacataattataaatattatctctaaaacaaaataaatataatccaaaatattcaattttcatcttcattcttttGTAAGTTAGGTTGGGAGAAGTTggattttggtaaaaaaaattgtaaaaataccccttgcTAAAAAAATTCTAAGcccggcggggaagcccgccccgcccccgccaaagcccgcagtttaagcggtgcgggttaggcggACTTTTACTATTTGACGGTCCCAAATTTCCAGCCCAGCCcaccttttttggcgggttacgtgGGACGGCCCCagcgggtttaggcccgtttgccacccctaggtAGGATAGGGTACATATTGCCGGCCCTAGCCATAGACCAAGTTCAACTGCATCCGTAAGAATATAGATTATACAAAGAATTCAATCAATGTTACAACTTTGCTTATGCAAGCAATAGTTTCAATATTATTGCCTTGGCAATTATTTTTCATTGAACAAATTGAACTTAAACTTTTGGAAATCATCATGATATAAGAGGAGAAGATCCTTGTGACTCACTGATCATATCACTTTCAAGGTATCATATCCAACCATGATTATGAAACCATCTTGATTCTTCTGAACCAGGCTATTGCCAACATCTACATGTGCTCCCTTGATGTCAGTTTGGTTAGTTGCAACCCAGTTTATAAAATCCCCTTGACTTTCAACCCTGCTTCATGAATTATAGAGCCTGCATTTTCCAGTCCCAGCACAAACAGAACAGTCTTCGGCATCTCCGGATATGTGCTTCAGCCTTCAAGCAATGCTTGATCCTATCATTCACAACGTCCTGCGGCACAGGAGTGTTCAAGTTCCACATGACAGTTATAATGAAACATAGATCCATTATTTGGTACTTCCTTTTTAAGAATATTGCAATTGCCTGATTCAGAATGGCCTCCAATAAACAAGGAAAGAATAGCAGAAGAGGAAAAACGGTATGAACCCTTGCCAAAATCAATGCTTATGCTTGGCAAAAGCAGGATAAATGATATAATACTGATTCAACTTTTTATGGTCATTGTTGAGTTATGCCGTTGGATTTCAATCTGTTACAATGCTCATGATCATGGTTTATCTGTTAAGAACGTCCAACAAAGCATGATATTCCCTAACTAACCAGATGCCTAAGGAGCACTTCCCATAAGAGAGAAATCTCATCCATTAAACAACTCCAATTGAAATAAAACCATTTTAATGATCACTTTTGAAACATGATACTTTTAGGAATTTTAATTAAATCAGAGTTGTTTTGTTCACCATGATATAAAATTGTTATCAAACTTGAAACACGAGGAAACAGAATTTATATAACTCAACTCGTGACAGCAAACATGACATTCTGAAATGTACAAGAGTTCATACCACAAGTAGCTCATGCAGTCCAAGGGGTGCGGTTACAATGTATGACACGCCAGGGTGCTCCTTTGCTGCCTCTGCACTTAAAGAAGGAATATCCTATACATAATACAGTGTAGAGTTTTAAGAATTTTGCCATTTTCTGAAAGCTTCAAtcttcatcaagttgaagaatcaCAACAGCAACTTTACAACAGCCTACCTGATTCCAATGCCTTCCAGGAGAGAGGAAAAAGGGGCTGATAACAACACGTTGTGCACCTTGTTCGACACAAGATTGAAAGGCATCTCTAATTGATGGTTCTGCTAACTCCTaaaaatgtatatatattatGAAACATTAAGAATTTCCCCCAGCCATCCAAATTACAATATTGTCataaaatgaaaaggaaaaggaTGTTGATTTATGCACCATGAAGAAAATTGTTAACACTATTTATACCTCTATGAGCCAAATCTAGCTGCCTGATCAAAccatgaaagaaaagagaaagaagctTTATCTCTTTTTTACTTCATGTTGGGAAAAGGCAAGTCTCATTGCCATTGACAAACAAACAACCTAAGTAAAATGCTAACAGTCTCATTCCAACATTAGAAATAGTTCATCAGCTAACATTTCTATAAATCTATGTTTTTCTTTACCTGATAACATCTtacaaataaaatttaagaaatatatatataggaaATTAGTAAATTACCATATGAGCAGGCTCCACAATCTCGTAAGCGGTTTTATGTTTAAACATCTTCACAAATTCATCTGACATcaaaaaccaaaaccaaaaccaattttatacctcaaattatatattCCCAAAGTACAATAACAGTGGTAGTAGGAGTAATTAAACTAAGACAAAGAACCGAGCTTACTAAGCAAGAGATTGGACTCTCTTCGACGCGACCCATGATCCACAATTATCACTGCCTCACCATCACCAGCCCCACCATTGCTTTTAGCTCTCAGACACAATACTCTGCTTAAAGTTTGAGTCTTTGGTGACAAAATTGAGGTTTTGAAGGATACCCATATCGTGTTCGTTCCTGTTTCACTTGTAGAAAGTCTGTAGCAATAACAAGAACACCACCAACGGAAGtaagagaataaaaaagaaaaagttctTCTCCAAAAGAAAAAGGGGAATGGAGGAAGTACCTTGTGAAGGGAAGGGAAGGAAGTGAAAGAGAATTCATTGGCACATCAAATGACTAAAAAGTGTCTTCTTTTTAGTTTGGGACTTTGGAGATAGCCTCATTCGGTCATTCCctcttctctcactaattttggGTTTAGTAATGCAAgtctgacttttttttttttgctcgaTTTATTAAGATTACAAATATGAAAACTtcaaattagttttaaaaaactTTAGTCAAATATTTTATTCTTTACCAAatgttaattattaaaattttaatcagCAAATCTCATATTTTCTCAATTAGTGATAGTGCTCAATTGCTTTCACAAAGATGCTTCCAACTCTATTTTTAACGAAAGAAACTAAAATTGTTTCCCAAGTTGGCAAATGAGGCAATGACCCccaagtaacaagaatttcaacCAATCTGAACTTTTGATCTCTTACTTCCAGAGCAGCCAGGAATTGTTGAAGGTTGCGCATGAGAACGGGGAAAGAATGCATGGGATAGGAAAATCAGAGAGAAGAAGGAGTGAAAATGTGAACTTGTATTAAATGATGAATCACACTTTTACATAACTGACCTTCCTATATTTATACAAAGCTAACTAACTACTGATTAGCATAAATATCTAACTACTCTAATCAATTTTCTCTAACTAACTATCAGCAGACTCTCTTGTTAAGTAACACCCTCCCTTAAGTTTGGAGTGCTGACCGCGAAGATGTTCAGCAGCCCAAGCTTACTATGGATGTAATGGAAAGGACCTGGTACTAGTGGCTTAGTTAAAATGTCTGCAACCTGCTCATGTGTAGAGATAGGTAGCAGATTAATCACGCCTTCTTGTAGTTTGTCGCGGACAATGTGGCAATCCGCTTTGATATGCTTT
The DNA window shown above is from Arachis ipaensis cultivar K30076 chromosome B08, Araip1.1, whole genome shotgun sequence and carries:
- the LOC107613260 gene encoding gamma-glutamyl hydrolase 2 isoform X2, coding for MAIPTWSRRILFLALFFFFVFFNSILYSHSSNNNIIILQPTHRHHHTSSSSCPAPNPNLYYQPVIGIVTHPGDGASGRLSNSSAVSNIPASYVKFVEAGGARVIPLVYNESPQKLLKKLDLVNGVLFTGGWAKDGQYFETVRRIFKKVLERNDGGEHFPLYAICLGFELITMIVSGDNNILEEFSASDQASALHFVENADIEGSLFQSFPPDLLKKLSTDCIVMQNHHFGISPEKLLNNKKLSSFFDVLTTCKDEDDKVYVSTMQSRNYPVTAFQWHPEKNAFEWGSANIPHTEDAIRVTHSTASFLVSEARKSSKRPDAQEVRDNLIYNYSPTYVGKAGKGYDEVYLFR
- the LOC107613260 gene encoding gamma-glutamyl hydrolase 2 isoform X3, translated to MAIPTWSRRILFLALFFFFVFFNSILYSHSSNNNIIILQPTHRHHHTSSSSCPAPNPNLYYQPVIGIVTHPGDGASGRLSNSSAVSNIPASYVKFVEAGGARVIPLVYNESPQKLLKKLDLVNGVLFTGGWAKDGQYFETVRRIFKKVLERNDGGEHFPLYAICLGFELITMIVSGISNSQHTMIFGKLGPCFNLDNNILEEFSASDQASALHFVENADIEGSLFQSFPPDLLKKLSTDCIVMQNHHVYVSTMQSRNYPVTAFQWHPEKNAFEWGSANIPHTEDAIRVTHSTASFLVSEARKSSKRPDAQEVRDNLIYNYSPTYVGKAGKGYDEVYLFR
- the LOC107613260 gene encoding gamma-glutamyl hydrolase 2 isoform X1 → MAIPTWSRRILFLALFFFFVFFNSILYSHSSNNNIIILQPTHRHHHTSSSSCPAPNPNLYYQPVIGIVTHPGDGASGRLSNSSAVSNIPASYVKFVEAGGARVIPLVYNESPQKLLKKLDLVNGVLFTGGWAKDGQYFETVRRIFKKVLERNDGGEHFPLYAICLGFELITMIVSGISNSQHTMIFGKLGPCFNLDNNILEEFSASDQASALHFVENADIEGSLFQSFPPDLLKKLSTDCIVMQNHHFGISPEKLLNNKKLSSFFDVLTTCKDEDDKVYVSTMQSRNYPVTAFQWHPEKNAFEWGSANIPHTEDAIRVTHSTASFLVSEARKSSKRPDAQEVRDNLIYNYSPTYVGKAGKGYDEVYLFR
- the LOC107613261 gene encoding LOW QUALITY PROTEIN: sirohydrochlorin ferrochelatase, chloroplastic (The sequence of the model RefSeq protein was modified relative to this genomic sequence to represent the inferred CDS: deleted 1 base in 1 codon) — protein: MNSLSLPSLPFTRLSTSETGTNTIWVSFKTSILSPKTQTLSRVLCLRAKSNGGAGDGEAVIIVDHGSRRRESNLLLNEFVKMFKHKTAYEIVEPAHMELAEPSIRDAFQSCVEQGAQRVVISPFFLSPGRHWNQDIPSLSAEAAKEHPGVSYIVTAPLGLHELLVDVVNDRIKHCLKLKHISGDAEDCSVCAGTGKCRLYNS